In one window of Gossypium arboreum isolate Shixiya-1 chromosome 4, ASM2569848v2, whole genome shotgun sequence DNA:
- the LOC108459853 gene encoding B-box zinc finger protein 21-like, with protein MKICCDVCSKEEATLFCYADEAVLCEACDVGVHHANKLATKHCRLPLLNPNSCNASPLCDICQERRGFIFCKEDRAVLCMKCDLSIHRANEYTQKHNRFLLTGVKLSSLNPISYCSNGVDDESKNLQCSISNNEILSPASIEKPLGVEDNYSNSDNTSVSTTNNMSEYFMETIPGWLLDDFLHPSSPANAFSYGKL; from the exons ATGAAGATTTGTTGTGATGTTTGCAGCAAAGAAGAAGCCACCCTTTTCTGCTATGCAGATGAAGCTGTTCTTTGTGAAGCATGTGATGTTGGTGTTCACCATGCTAATAAGCTTGCTACTAAACACTGTCGTTTGCCTCTTCTAAACCCTAATTCCTGCAATGCTTCCCCACTTTGCGACATCTGTCAG GAGAGACGTGGGTTTATATTTTGTAAAGAAGACAGAGCAGTACTTTGTATGAAATGTGACCTTTCAATTCATAGAGCCAATGAATATACACAGAAACATAACAGGTTTCTTCTCACCGGTGTGAAGCTCTCTTCTTTAAACCCGATTTCATACTGCTCTAATGGGGTTGATGATGAGAGTAAAAATTTGCAGTGTTCAATTTCTAACAATGAAATCTTAAGCCCTGCTTCCATTGAGAAACCATTGGGGGTTGAAGATAATTACAGTAACAGTGACAATACATCGGTTTCAACCACCAATAATATGTCGGAGTATTTTATGGAAACAATTCCTGGTTGGCTGCTTGATGATTTTCTTCACCCTTCTTCACCTGCTAATGCCTTCTCTTACGGTAAGCTTTAA